CGAGTTCAGGCAATCATTAATGCTTATGCAAAGGTCAATAATATCGAACCCAATCGGGTCAAACTTTGCTTCACCtttgatggtgatgatacGACAACTAAGAAGCCTAGTCGcaagactttgaagaattatGAAACTCTAGAAGAAAATGGCTTAGAtttttccaaatcttcaactctttcgGTGGGTGCTAAAGATGTCGGTCGTCAAATTGGCTGGAGAACCGTTTACTTTATCGAGTACCTCGGTCCTGTCATCATTCAATCGCTTATTTACTTCGGCTATTATGACGCAACCTACAATACAATCACCCAGAAGGCTGCATACATTCTTACACTACTTCATTATCTGAAAAGAGAGTACGAGACCTTGTTTGTGCATTTGTTTTCTTCCGATACAATGCCTCTCACCTACTTGTTCCGTAACTGTGGCCATTATTGGGTGTTCAACGGATTGCTCACGGCCTTCTGCGTGTACTCCTCTCAAAGCTCCTTCTATTCGGGGTACCAAAAGTGGCTATATCACGTAGAGGACCGCCCATTGAAGCAGGTGGAAATATTCGCCGGTTGCTGGCTTGTTTGCGAAATTTGCAACCTCTACTGCCATTATATGTTGAGAATGTTACGTTCCGACGGATCCAGAGAACATAAGATTCCTCACGGATTCATGTTCGAGTATGTATCCTTCCCTAATTACTTCTTTGAGTCCTGCGGTTGGCTCGTCTTTGCCATCATGGTCAATAATTGGTCCGCCTACTTGTTTTTCGTTATTGGTACCGGTACTATGATGATGTGGGCAAAACAGAAGCATTCCAGGTATCAGGAAGAGTTTGGCGATAACTATCcaaaggagagaaaagCCATGATCcccttcatcatctgagCTAGTTTCTATACGATTATTTACTTGTGTATTCAAAATCTAATCAACTCATATAAGCTCATTTTCAAATCGTTTTCAGCGCATTCTCGTTCAATCAATCTGATCtatctttattttcttATTTCTCTCTTCGGTTCATATTTGAATAATTTTCTCCCTCTTCATAGAGTCATTTGATATCCCACCTAAAGTTGATCAATTTTCCCTTCTCTTAATTTTCTGCATTCTCTAGAACCACCCACCACTTTGCTTTGATGTCTTCTCAGCCTCCTTTTGATCCGTTGCTTCCAGCAGATCCTAAGGATAGGACTGCCAAAAATCCGCGTTCTATCAGCCAACCGGCATCTCAACTCGCTATTTCCTCTCAACCTGCTCCATCTACTGCTGCTCCTACTGCTTTATCATCTTATGGATCCTCGCAACTGCCAGTCCCCCAATTGCATCATCAGAACTCTCAGAATTCCCAGCTGCATCCTCCCCGTCTTCAGAAATCTAGCAGATCTATAAGATCCACACCACTTCCTCCAAATCACATCCTAGTCAAACAGCATTCCACCCATCCTCCTTCCTATCATAGACAATTTGTTCTTCTCAGAGATCGAGATAAGTCCGCCAACAGCCATAGTCCTCTGCTTGGTTGCACTTCTCCCAATGTTAGTGCATCAGGTGGAACTGCTACTCCGGGTGCTAGTACTGCCGCTTCGCTAGGTCCTGCTATGGATTCTTCTATGGGACATGGAACATTCATCTCTACAGGCTCTCTTCCAAGCTCTCCTCTACTCAATGCCACTGTTAAAACCAACAAGTCCAAGCATCCTAAACGCGAATCATCTCGTTTCATCTTTAGCGTCGACGATAACGAAGACGAGATCGAAGAAGACCTGAGCCGTGATTATATAGAAGGATATGGCGAGGCTCTTCGTCAAAGACGGAGACCTCAAAGAACATTGTCTGCGCAGCAGCCCGGTGATATTTTGCCTCATTCCAGTATAGCCGATCTAAAGGCTCGCCCCAAAGAGGTCACAGCTACTGCACCGGGTTCTACTACCACGGGTGGCGATGATAATTTAACCGTTCTAAACAACTCTGATGACACTACTCTTCGTAAAATGCCTTCTAGGTACTCCGTTTACGATCAGTCCTCCGAAATAGATCGCCCTTCGGAGCAGGCTGATGATTTTTTGACCCCTGCGGGACGCGTGTCTACAGTTCCACTGGATATGGAACTGGAGGATGAAGATTACCTAGACAATGAATCAATAAGCTCCAACGAAAGTTTCACCTTAAGAGAACGCCAGGATGCAATTAACGAGACACATCCTTTTGGTATCCGTATTTGGAAACCTGCAGTCTATAAAAAGCATCGTTCTGTCGAAGAGGCGGCTGAACATGACATTCACTCCACTCCTAAAACAGCCGGAACTGTTGGTAAAAGTgtcaaactcttcaactttttgtGGACCATCACATTTGGCCTTTTACTATTTCTCATTTGCATAGTGTTGAGCTCTATCATTGCCATTTGCTCTACATTCACTTCTCATTCCACGGATGAATCTTTTGAATATGCAAAATTGTATTTTAGATTGGGCCTTTACTTTTTCTATCCTTTCGGAAAGATTGTTTTTTTGAACTCGGAGAAGAACTatctggaagaagatgctcaTATTGGAACGTCCCTGGCTGAGTTCAGACGCTGGCGTGCACAAAATGAGGGAagacttttcttttccgCTCCTAATGCCATGATGGGTCATGCCTCAGAAAGCACCCCTCTAAGTACAACATCCAGTAACTCATACTTCTTAAATGATGGAAACGAAAATCCGAACCAtaatgacgatgatgatgatgacgacgacaCTACTTTCAAGAAAAGActttttggaagaggaCAATGGAATATCGGAAGGGTTGTGTTCTTTATCCTGTTCTACTTGGTAATCATTCCAGTTACTTCTTTCATTGCAATTATTCAATGGCTGGGTGTCTTTACCATTCCAATGGCCAAAGTTTTGATTATTCTTGGTAACCACATTCGTCGCCATCCATTAGCTCTCTCTTTTGAGCCGGAAAAGGAGTATTACGAAAAAAGATTAAATGCCAACCCCAAGAACGAGTCGATTTTAATCTGTACCTACAGATCCTTTGGGTTACATTACTACAAGTACACAGTTGATGGAACAaacatttttttcatcaatatgAACTTCCTAGTAGCCTTCACCATTCTTGACTTTTACTTTGTTAAGAAGAGTTTAGGAATATCAACCTGGATCACCGATCCTTCGTTGATTTTTGTTCTTTGCTTAACTTCCATTATTCCGTTGGCTTACTTCATAGGACAAGCAGTGGCATCCATTTCTGCTCAGACTTCCATGGGCGTTGGCGCTGTTATCAACGcattcttttcaacaattGTAGAAGTTTTCTTATATGGTGTGGCCCTAGATCAATCCAAGGGTAAGTTGGTAGAGGGCTCTATCATCGGCTCGATATTGGGTGctgtgcttcttcttcctggTATGTCTATGTGCAGCGGTGCCATCAACCGAAAGACGCAGAGATATAATCCTGCATCCGCCGGTGTTTCATCCACTATGCTTCTATATGCTACATTGGTCATGCTTTCTCCTACCATATTATACCAGATATTTGGCAGATACGAGGAAAGATGCGAAAGTTGTGCGGTGGAACCCAATGCTGGTGAAACTTGCAAGCGTTGCCATTTGGTTCAGTCATCTGTTGTTATAGACAAACTATTTCTAGACTATTTAAGACCCTTCTCCATGATTTGTGCCATCTGTCTCTTCACTGCGTACTGCATTGGATTATTGTTTACTTTGAAGACGCACGCCGCACTGATTTGGAGCACCCCGGTGACAGGCGACAAGGAGAAACATACCGGTACCACAAATACTCCAGATAATTCTAGTGTCACCTCAATGAACTTATCCAAAAGACCATCAAAACTGCAGATTTCTATGGAGCAGTCTGCCTTATCAAGAAATCTAACTAGAAATGCGACCTCTGTTCAACAGCAGGTGCAACCAAAGTTGGCACTACAGCTACCccaagaagcagaaggtAATCACGATGCTCCCAATTGGTCTAGAACCAAATCCACTACCATTTTGCTTTTAGCTACCTTAACTTATGCTATTATTGCCGAGATGCTAGTTGATGTGGTGGATGATGTGTTAAAGAAATTCCCTATTAATGCCAAGCTCTTGGGTTTAACAGTCTTTGCACTAGTGCCAAATACCACCGAATTCATTAACGCTATCCTGTTTGCCATGCACGGAAATGTGGCACTTTCCATGGAAATTGGTTCTGCATATGCATTACAAGTGTGCTTACTACAGATTCCTATCATCGTAGTGTACTCTTGTTGGTCAGGTGTCAAAGCAGGGATATTCGACATCACCAAGATATTTACACTGATTTTCCCTCGTTGGGACTTTGTGGCATGCCTTATGTCCGTCTACATGTTCACATATATTTATGCTGAAGGTAAATCCAACTACTTCAAAGGATCTATTTTGATTTTACTTTACATTTCGATCATTTTTGGATTCTATGTTGCAATTACGATCGATTCGAAGTATGAGGAAGATATTCTAGATGTGGTACAAGACGTTAGATGGAGATGACAAACTAAATTGTGTAATACAATCTAATAAAACCTAATTATTGCTATAGATCTCTTCCATAGCCTTTTCGAGGACCTTCAAGCCGTCGATTATCACGTTATCATCGATATTCAAGGCAGGAACGATTCTGATAACATTACCACCTGCTGTTATAACCAACAATCCGAGCTGTCTGGCTCTCTCCACAACTGGGGATGGATTTTCATTACATTCAACACCTAAAATCAATCCTTCTCCCCTGACTTCCTTTATATGCTGGGgaaacttctctttcaattcgTTCAACTTGACCTTAAACAACTCggacttcttttcaacattATCTAGAAACTCTTTGTCAGCAAT
This sequence is a window from Brettanomyces nanus chromosome 3, complete sequence. Protein-coding genes within it:
- a CDS encoding uncharacterized protein (BUSCO:EOG09343O6T), which gives rise to MVNLLIIPRSTNLKKINCDTEPNTRVQAIINAYAKVNNIEPNRVKLCFTFDGDDTTTKKPSRKTLKNYETLEENGLDFSKSSTLSVGAKDVGRQIGWRTVYFIEYLGPVIIQSLIYFGYYDATYNTITQKAAYILTLLHYLKREYETLFVHLFSSDTMPLTYLFRNCGHYWVFNGLLTAFCVYSSQSSFYSGYQKWLYHVEDRPLKQVEIFAGCWLVCEICNLYCHYMLRMLRSDGSREHKIPHGFMFEYVSFPNYFFESCGWLVFAIMVNNWSAYLFFVIGTGTMMMWAKQKHSRYQEEFGDNYPKERKAMIPFII
- a CDS encoding uncharacterized protein (BUSCO:EOG09340W1W) yields the protein MSSQPPFDPLLPADPKDRTAKNPRSISQPASQLAISSQPAPSTAAPTALSSYGSSQLPVPQLHHQNSQNSQLHPPRLQKSSRSIRSTPLPPNHILVKQHSTHPPSYHRQFVLLRDRDKSANSHSPLLGCTSPNVSASGGTATPGASTAASLGPAMDSSMGHGTFISTGSLPSSPLLNATVKTNKSKHPKRESSRFIFSVDDNEDEIEEDLSRDYIEGYGEALRQRRRPQRTLSAQQPGDILPHSSIADLKARPKEVTATAPGSTTTGGDDNLTVLNNSDDTTLRKMPSRYSVYDQSSEIDRPSEQADDFLTPAGRVSTVPLDMELEDEDYLDNESISSNESFTLRERQDAINETHPFGIRIWKPAVYKKHRSVEEAAEHDIHSTPKTAGTVGKSVKLFNFLWTITFGLLLFLICIVLSSIIAICSTFTSHSTDESFEYAKLYFRLGLYFFYPFGKIVFLNSEKNYLEEDAHIGTSLAEFRRWRAQNEGRLFFSAPNAMMGHASESTPLSTTSSNSYFLNDGNENPNHNDDDDDDDDTTFKKRLFGRGQWNIGRVVFFILFYLVIIPVTSFIAIIQWLGVFTIPMAKVLIILGNHIRRHPLALSFEPEKEYYEKRLNANPKNESILICTYRSFGLHYYKYTVDGTNIFFINMNFLVAFTILDFYFVKKSLGISTWITDPSLIFVLCLTSIIPLAYFIGQAVASISAQTSMGVGAVINAFFSTIVEVFLYGVALDQSKGKLVEGSIIGSILGAVLLLPGMSMCSGAINRKTQRYNPASAGVSSTMLLYATLVMLSPTILYQIFGRYEERCESCAVEPNAGETCKRCHLVQSSVVIDKLFLDYLRPFSMICAICLFTAYCIGLLFTLKTHAALIWSTPVTGDKEKHTGTTNTPDNSSVTSMNLSKRPSKLQISMEQSALSRNLTRNATSVQQQVQPKLALQLPQEAEGNHDAPNWSRTKSTTILLLATLTYAIIAEMLVDVVDDVLKKFPINAKLLGLTVFALVPNTTEFINAILFAMHGNVALSMEIGSAYALQVCLLQIPIIVVYSCWSGVKAGIFDITKIFTLIFPRWDFVACLMSVYMFTYIYAEGKSNYFKGSILILLYISIIFGFYVAITIDSKYEEDILDVVQDVRWR